In Mixta intestinalis, the following are encoded in one genomic region:
- the menC gene encoding o-succinylbenzoate synthase, translated as MRQAKLWRYAIPVESGVVLRDRRLTQREGLLVQLQEGERQGWGEIAPLPGFSHETLEQAQQASIAWLADWLADKPVAESDLPSVAFGLSCARAELYGELPEAANWQSALLCKGDPDELLLQLAAQTPPCAKMKVGLYETVRDAIQVTLLLEALPTLPLRLDANRSWTLEKARRFADRLTPSQRARIAFIEEPCRTPEESLRFATESGIAIAWDESLREPGFQLSAQPGVVAVVIKPTLSGGIAQLQQILASAQRLGLQTVISSALESSLGLTQLARLAHWLTPHVTPGLDTLSLMRQQLVRRWPGCELPLQEQGQWTRIC; from the coding sequence ATGCGTCAGGCGAAGCTGTGGCGCTATGCCATTCCAGTGGAAAGCGGCGTGGTACTGCGCGATCGACGTCTGACGCAGCGCGAAGGTCTGCTGGTACAGTTGCAGGAAGGAGAACGACAGGGCTGGGGTGAAATAGCGCCGCTGCCGGGCTTTAGCCACGAAACGCTGGAGCAGGCGCAACAGGCCAGCATCGCCTGGCTGGCCGACTGGCTTGCTGACAAACCGGTTGCCGAGAGCGATCTACCGTCGGTGGCGTTTGGCCTGAGCTGCGCCCGCGCTGAACTGTATGGCGAGCTGCCGGAGGCGGCGAACTGGCAGAGCGCGCTGCTGTGCAAGGGCGATCCGGACGAGCTGCTGCTTCAGCTGGCGGCACAGACGCCGCCGTGCGCCAAAATGAAGGTTGGGCTGTATGAAACGGTACGTGATGCTATCCAGGTAACGCTGCTGCTGGAAGCGTTGCCGACGCTGCCGCTGCGGCTGGACGCCAACCGTAGCTGGACGTTAGAAAAAGCGCGGCGTTTTGCCGATCGCCTGACGCCGTCACAGCGTGCACGCATCGCCTTCATTGAAGAACCCTGCCGCACGCCGGAAGAGAGTCTGCGTTTCGCCACCGAAAGCGGCATCGCTATTGCCTGGGATGAAAGCCTGCGCGAGCCGGGTTTTCAGCTTAGCGCCCAGCCGGGCGTCGTGGCGGTGGTGATTAAGCCAACGCTGAGCGGTGGCATTGCGCAGCTGCAACAAATCCTCGCCAGCGCGCAGCGGCTGGGATTGCAGACGGTTATTAGCTCGGCGCTGGAATCGAGCCTCGGCCTGACGCAGCTGGCGCGCCTTGCCCACTGGCTGACACCGCATGTGACGCCTGGGCTGGATACGCTGTCGCTGATGCGTCAGCAGCTGGTGCGACGCTGGCCCGGCTGTGAACTACCGCTACAGGAGCAGGGGCAATGGACGCGGATTTGCTGA
- the menB gene encoding 1,4-dihydroxy-2-naphthoyl-CoA synthase encodes MLYPDDQQLTAPVEWHDCSGEFTDIRYHKSPEGIAKITINRPQVRNAFRPLTVQEMMMALQDARYDEGIGVIILTGEGDKAFCSGGDQKVRGDYGGYQDEGGVHHLNVLDFQRQIRNCPKPVVAMVAGYAVGGGHVLHMLCDLTIAADNARFGQTGPKVGSFDGGWGASYMARIVGQKKAREIWFLCRMYDAQQALEMGLVNTVVPLAQLETETVRWCREMLCNSPMALRCLKAALNADCDGQAGLQELAGNATMLFYMTEEGQEGRNAFNQKRQPDFRPFRRNP; translated from the coding sequence ATGCTTTATCCCGATGACCAACAGCTTACCGCCCCCGTTGAATGGCACGACTGTAGCGGCGAGTTTACCGATATCCGCTACCACAAATCGCCGGAGGGAATCGCCAAAATTACCATCAATCGCCCGCAGGTACGCAACGCGTTTCGCCCGCTGACCGTGCAGGAGATGATGATGGCGTTGCAGGATGCACGCTATGACGAAGGCATCGGCGTAATTATTCTCACCGGCGAAGGCGATAAGGCGTTCTGCTCCGGTGGCGATCAGAAAGTGCGCGGCGACTATGGCGGCTACCAGGATGAAGGCGGCGTGCATCACCTTAACGTGCTCGATTTTCAGCGCCAGATCCGCAACTGTCCAAAACCGGTGGTGGCGATGGTAGCCGGTTACGCGGTGGGCGGCGGTCACGTGCTGCACATGCTGTGTGACTTAACCATCGCGGCGGATAACGCCCGCTTTGGCCAGACCGGGCCGAAAGTCGGTTCCTTTGACGGCGGCTGGGGCGCTTCCTATATGGCGCGCATCGTCGGACAGAAAAAGGCGCGTGAAATCTGGTTCCTGTGCCGTATGTATGATGCACAACAGGCGCTGGAAATGGGACTGGTCAATACCGTGGTGCCGCTGGCACAGCTGGAAACGGAAACGGTGCGCTGGTGCCGCGAAATGCTGTGCAACAGTCCGATGGCGCTGCGCTGCCTTAAGGCGGCGTTGAACGCGGACTGTGACGGTCAGGCAGGTTTACAGGAGCTGGCCGGTAACGCCACCATGCTGTTCTATATGACGGAAGAGGGGCAGGAAGGGCGCAACGCCTTCAACCAAAAACGCCAGCCTGATTTCCGTCCGTTCCGGCGTAACCCCTGA
- the menH gene encoding 2-succinyl-6-hydroxy-2,4-cyclohexadiene-1-carboxylate synthase, with amino-acid sequence MILHARWQGHRRSCKPTLVWLHGFLGSAEEWLTVQQAFPDWPMLSIDLPGHGGSRSQRVSGFDALNEQLSATLRHHQTHHYWLIGYSLGGRVAMYYACRAALPGLCGLVVEAGHPGLRDERQRQLRLAHDRQWIQRFRDLPLTNVLEAWYRQPLFMDLTEQQRGELVKQRSAGHGPSLAAMLSATSLSHQPNLLPELHRLRVPFSYLCGEWDSKFLQLAVEAQLPLHTVPGAGHNVHRAAPAAFSDRLAQLLRQPT; translated from the coding sequence ATGATCCTACATGCCCGCTGGCAGGGCCATCGCCGCAGCTGTAAGCCAACGCTGGTCTGGCTGCACGGCTTTCTCGGCTCGGCTGAAGAGTGGCTGACGGTGCAGCAGGCTTTTCCCGACTGGCCGATGCTGAGCATCGATCTGCCCGGTCACGGCGGCTCGCGCAGCCAGCGCGTTAGCGGCTTTGACGCACTCAACGAGCAGCTGAGCGCTACGCTGCGTCATCATCAGACTCATCATTACTGGCTGATCGGCTATTCGCTGGGCGGGCGCGTGGCGATGTACTACGCCTGTCGCGCCGCGCTGCCGGGCCTGTGCGGGCTGGTGGTTGAGGCGGGGCATCCCGGCCTGCGCGACGAGCGCCAGCGTCAGCTGCGGCTGGCGCACGATCGGCAGTGGATCCAGCGCTTCCGCGATTTGCCGCTGACCAACGTGCTGGAAGCCTGGTATCGGCAGCCGTTGTTTATGGATTTAACCGAGCAGCAGCGCGGTGAGCTGGTGAAACAGCGCAGCGCAGGCCACGGCCCCTCGCTGGCGGCGATGCTCAGCGCCACCTCGCTTAGCCATCAGCCCAATCTGCTACCTGAGCTGCACCGGCTACGCGTGCCGTTCAGCTACCTGTGCGGCGAATGGGACAGTAAATTTTTACAGCTGGCGGTAGAGGCGCAACTGCCGCTGCATACGGTGCCCGGCGCAGGACACAACGTCCATCGCGCCGCGCCCGCCGCTTTTAGCGATCGACTGGCGCAGCTGCTGCGTCAGCCTACCTGA
- the menD gene encoding 2-succinyl-5-enolpyruvyl-6-hydroxy-3-cyclohexene-1-carboxylic-acid synthase codes for MSVSSFNRRWAELIIAVLTRHQVRHICIAPGSRSAPLTLAAASQPALTCHTHFDERGLGFLALGLAKGLNAPVALIVTSGTAVANLLPAVIEAQLTGERLIVLSADRPPELINCGANQAIIQPGIFSHFARRCDLPRPTPEIDARWLAATLDEAIDATQTGALHINCPFAEPLYGPEDDAWRDWLATLDEWPQQAHPWLSHHGLSAVTPQPDWAGWREKRGVVVAGRLQAGQGVLVAQWAATLGWPLLADVQAQAGQPLPCADLWLNSPQAQQLLGQAELVIQFGANPIGKRLLQWQQRARPRQWWLIDPLPGRRDPANQPGRRFICDVSEWLRAHPALEQAPWAPQLETLAARMQRQAGAAVVEVDEAQMAHRLAELLPPSGQLFLGNSLLVRLVDALAQLPAGYPVYSNRGASGIDGLIATFTGIQRACSRPMLALLGDISALYDLNSLALLRQTTAPLVLVVVNNNGGRIFSLLPTPPDRREAFFTMPQAVNFAPVAQMFGLGYQQATSWAALQTAVQHGFSQPGATLVEFSVPPESGAEVFARLVTMGAQL; via the coding sequence ATGTCCGTCAGTAGCTTCAACCGCCGCTGGGCGGAGCTGATTATCGCCGTGCTGACGCGCCATCAGGTGCGTCATATCTGCATCGCCCCAGGCTCTCGCTCTGCGCCGCTAACGCTGGCGGCAGCCAGTCAACCCGCACTGACCTGCCATACTCACTTTGATGAGCGCGGCCTGGGCTTTTTGGCGCTGGGCCTGGCGAAAGGGCTAAACGCGCCGGTGGCGTTGATCGTTACTTCCGGCACTGCGGTTGCCAATCTGCTGCCAGCGGTGATTGAGGCGCAGCTTACCGGCGAGCGGCTGATCGTGCTGAGCGCCGATCGCCCGCCGGAGCTGATTAACTGCGGCGCGAACCAGGCGATTATCCAGCCGGGAATCTTTTCCCATTTTGCCCGCCGCTGCGATCTGCCGCGCCCGACGCCGGAAATTGACGCCCGCTGGCTGGCAGCCACGCTGGATGAGGCGATTGACGCTACACAAACGGGCGCGCTGCATATTAACTGCCCCTTTGCCGAACCGCTTTATGGTCCGGAAGATGATGCCTGGCGCGACTGGCTGGCGACGCTGGATGAATGGCCGCAGCAGGCGCATCCGTGGCTCAGCCACCACGGCCTGAGTGCCGTGACGCCGCAGCCGGACTGGGCCGGGTGGCGTGAAAAGCGCGGCGTGGTGGTTGCCGGACGTTTGCAGGCCGGGCAGGGCGTTTTAGTGGCGCAGTGGGCAGCAACGCTTGGCTGGCCGCTACTGGCAGACGTGCAGGCGCAAGCCGGTCAGCCGCTGCCCTGCGCCGATCTCTGGCTGAACAGTCCGCAGGCGCAGCAGCTACTGGGCCAGGCGGAGCTGGTAATACAGTTTGGCGCTAACCCGATTGGCAAACGGCTGTTGCAATGGCAGCAGCGGGCGCGTCCACGGCAGTGGTGGTTAATCGATCCGCTGCCGGGACGACGCGATCCGGCGAACCAGCCCGGCCGACGATTTATCTGTGACGTCAGCGAATGGCTACGGGCGCATCCGGCGCTGGAGCAGGCACCCTGGGCCCCGCAGCTGGAGACGCTGGCTGCCCGTATGCAGCGTCAGGCGGGCGCGGCGGTGGTTGAAGTTGACGAGGCGCAGATGGCGCACCGGCTGGCTGAACTTTTACCTCCGTCTGGTCAGCTGTTTCTCGGCAACAGCCTGCTGGTACGGCTGGTGGATGCGCTGGCGCAGCTGCCGGCGGGCTATCCGGTCTACAGCAACCGCGGTGCCAGCGGCATCGATGGGCTGATTGCGACCTTTACCGGTATTCAACGCGCCTGTTCGCGCCCGATGCTGGCGCTGCTGGGCGATATCTCCGCGCTTTACGATCTTAACAGTCTGGCACTGCTGCGTCAGACCACGGCACCGCTGGTGCTGGTGGTGGTCAACAATAACGGCGGGCGCATCTTCTCGCTGCTGCCAACGCCACCCGATCGGCGTGAAGCGTTTTTTACCATGCCGCAGGCGGTTAACTTCGCTCCGGTGGCGCAGATGTTCGGCCTGGGTTACCAGCAGGCGACCAGCTGGGCTGCGCTACAGACAGCCGTTCAGCACGGCTTTAGCCAGCCAGGGGCGACGCTGGTGGAGTTTAGCGTACCGCCGGAGAGCGGTGCCGAAGTCTTCGCGCGGCTGGTAACGATGGGAGCGCAGCTATGA
- a CDS encoding isochorismate synthase, translating to MYSLSAAYAALLAQLADIHSDEAGCRALTVPLDAAGDSLAWLSAQSLRPQLWWQHRSGHEQVALCGAIARYQTLYQAEQACRRLPSNWRIWGGNRFEAANSFFFLPRLMWRHDRSGDRLTLFLYSEHSLREDADVAVRFLQQLRLPQPLPTLTANLQRRDCQPEQAEWCQRVETALATIATGVLEKVVLARSADLFWDRPLPPEALLAASRRVNPRCYQVMLRFDDDSALVCASPERLWLRQQNELLTEALAGTVARDSQPDVARQQAQWLLHDRKNRRENGLVVEDICQRLRRMVSGLEVMPVELVRLRNLQHLRRRIHGELRSRSDALCLQRLQPTAAVAGLPRAAARAFLQRHEQLNRDWYAGSLGFISRQKSEFCVTLRCAWLCGERVRLYGGAGIVAGSDPLLEWQETENKMAALAALLPGGTAASRAASAESPAAAEVSSAVVDAES from the coding sequence GTGTATTCGCTCTCTGCCGCTTACGCTGCACTGCTGGCCCAGCTGGCTGACATTCACAGCGACGAAGCGGGCTGCCGCGCGCTTACCGTTCCCCTTGATGCCGCTGGGGATTCTCTTGCCTGGCTTAGCGCCCAGTCACTGCGCCCTCAGCTCTGGTGGCAGCATCGCTCAGGTCATGAGCAGGTGGCACTTTGCGGCGCTATCGCACGTTATCAAACGCTGTATCAGGCTGAACAGGCGTGCCGCCGCCTGCCGTCAAACTGGCGTATCTGGGGCGGTAACCGCTTTGAAGCGGCTAACAGCTTTTTCTTTCTGCCGCGTCTGATGTGGCGCCACGATCGCAGCGGCGATCGGCTGACGCTGTTTCTCTATAGCGAGCACAGCCTGCGTGAGGATGCCGATGTTGCCGTACGGTTTCTGCAACAGCTACGGCTGCCGCAGCCTCTGCCGACGCTGACCGCAAATTTACAGCGTCGTGATTGTCAGCCGGAACAGGCGGAGTGGTGCCAGCGCGTAGAAACCGCGCTGGCGACCATTGCTACCGGCGTGCTGGAAAAAGTGGTACTGGCGCGCAGCGCCGATCTGTTCTGGGATCGTCCGCTGCCGCCTGAAGCGCTGCTGGCGGCCAGCCGCCGCGTCAATCCGCGTTGTTATCAGGTAATGCTGCGCTTTGATGATGACAGCGCGCTGGTGTGCGCCAGCCCGGAGCGGCTCTGGCTGCGCCAGCAGAACGAACTGCTGACCGAAGCGCTGGCAGGCACTGTCGCCCGCGACAGCCAGCCCGATGTTGCCCGGCAGCAGGCGCAATGGCTGCTGCACGATCGAAAAAATCGCCGGGAAAATGGCCTGGTGGTGGAGGATATCTGCCAGCGGCTACGGCGCATGGTCAGCGGGCTGGAGGTGATGCCGGTTGAGCTGGTGCGGCTGCGTAACCTACAGCATCTGCGGCGGCGTATTCACGGCGAGCTGCGCAGCCGTAGCGATGCGCTCTGCCTGCAACGCTTACAGCCTACGGCGGCGGTAGCGGGACTACCACGTGCAGCGGCGCGGGCCTTTCTGCAACGCCATGAACAGCTAAATCGCGACTGGTATGCCGGTTCGCTGGGCTTTATTTCCCGTCAGAAAAGTGAATTTTGCGTCACGTTGCGCTGTGCCTGGCTATGCGGCGAACGGGTGCGGCTGTATGGCGGCGCTGGCATCGTCGCCGGTTCCGATCCGCTGCTGGAGTGGCAGGAAACGGAGAATAAAATGGCGGCGCTGGCGGCGTTGCTGCCCGGTGGAACCGCTGCCAGTCGTGCGGCGTCAGCGGAATCGCCTGCGGCAGCAGAGGTATCGTCTGCTGTCGTTGATGCCGAGTCATGA
- the elaB gene encoding stress response protein ElaB: MAVTTDPQDKRDPLLTEEPQVAGEPQETRLDDDLTLLTETLEEVLKSSGDPADKKYIELKARAEQALHDVKHRVSTASDSYYYRAKQAAYRADDYVHEKPWQGIGIGATAGLILGLLLARR; encoded by the coding sequence ATGGCTGTAACGACTGACCCGCAAGACAAGCGCGATCCGCTGCTGACGGAAGAGCCTCAGGTAGCCGGTGAGCCGCAGGAAACGCGTCTGGATGACGATTTAACACTGCTTACCGAAACGCTGGAAGAAGTGTTGAAATCCTCCGGCGATCCGGCTGATAAAAAGTATATCGAGCTGAAGGCCAGGGCGGAGCAGGCGCTGCACGATGTTAAACATCGCGTCAGCACAGCGTCTGATTCCTACTACTACCGTGCGAAACAGGCGGCCTACCGTGCGGATGATTACGTTCATGAAAAACCGTGGCAGGGTATCGGTATCGGCGCTACTGCCGGTCTGATCCTCGGCCTGCTGCTGGCGCGTCGCTAA
- a CDS encoding glucan biosynthesis protein D, with protein MNRRMFMKTSMAFAAVSGMSGLTTLFAQSAWAEDGIADGTATRFDFEVLKKKAAEMAQKPWGGAPGPLPDTLATLTPQAYNAIQYDADHSLWNGIDNRQLDVQFFHVGMGFKRRIRMFSVDAASREAREIHFRPELFNYHNANVDTQQLEGKTDLGFAGFRAFKQPELARRDIVSFLGASYFRAVDETYQYGLSARGVAVNTFSSGQEEFPDFVAFWFETPKADDTTFTVYALLDGSSLTGAYKFVIHCEPKRVVMEVENHLCARKAIPQLGIAPMTSMFSCGNSERRMCNTYHPQIHDSDRLAMWTGKGEWIARPLNNPRKLQFNAYEDENPRGFGLLQLNHDFEDYQDVIGWYDKRPSLWVEPVGHWGKGAINLMEIPTTGETLDNVVCFWQPEQPIKAGDTLAFQYKLYWSGLPPVHSELARVKATRSGIGGFPEGWAPGEHFPDVWCRRFAVDFVDGDLKAAAPKGIEPVITVSAGTIKQVEILYVEPLNGYRILFDWYPNSDATDPVEMRMFLRSREETLSETWLYQYFPPPPDQRKYIDDRQMTAG; from the coding sequence ATGAATCGAAGAATGTTTATGAAAACGTCAATGGCATTCGCTGCGGTCAGCGGTATGTCCGGACTGACCACGCTATTTGCGCAATCCGCCTGGGCAGAAGATGGCATCGCAGACGGTACCGCGACGCGCTTCGACTTTGAGGTGCTGAAGAAAAAAGCCGCCGAAATGGCGCAAAAACCCTGGGGCGGCGCGCCCGGCCCGCTGCCTGATACGCTGGCGACCCTGACGCCACAGGCCTACAACGCTATTCAGTATGACGCAGACCATTCGCTGTGGAACGGCATTGATAATCGCCAGCTGGACGTGCAGTTTTTCCACGTTGGCATGGGCTTTAAGCGCCGCATTCGTATGTTCAGCGTGGACGCCGCCAGCCGTGAGGCACGGGAAATTCACTTCCGGCCTGAGCTGTTTAACTACCATAACGCCAATGTTGATACCCAACAGCTGGAAGGCAAAACCGATCTTGGCTTCGCCGGATTCCGTGCGTTTAAACAGCCGGAGCTGGCGCGGCGCGATATCGTCTCTTTTCTCGGTGCCAGCTATTTCCGCGCGGTAGATGAGACTTATCAATATGGCCTGTCGGCACGCGGCGTGGCGGTTAATACCTTTAGCAGCGGACAGGAAGAGTTTCCCGATTTCGTTGCCTTCTGGTTTGAGACGCCCAAAGCGGATGACACTACCTTCACCGTTTATGCCCTGCTCGACGGCAGCAGCCTGACCGGTGCCTATAAATTTGTGATTCACTGCGAGCCGAAGCGTGTGGTGATGGAAGTGGAAAACCACCTCTGCGCACGCAAAGCGATTCCTCAGCTCGGTATTGCGCCAATGACCAGCATGTTTAGCTGCGGCAACAGCGAGCGCCGGATGTGCAATACCTATCATCCACAGATTCATGATTCCGACCGGCTGGCGATGTGGACCGGCAAAGGCGAGTGGATTGCGCGCCCGCTGAATAATCCGCGCAAGCTACAGTTTAACGCCTATGAAGATGAAAACCCGCGCGGCTTTGGCCTGCTGCAACTGAACCATGATTTTGAAGATTATCAGGATGTCATCGGCTGGTATGACAAGCGGCCCAGCCTGTGGGTCGAGCCGGTAGGCCACTGGGGTAAAGGCGCAATCAACCTGATGGAGATCCCCACCACCGGCGAAACGCTGGATAATGTCGTCTGCTTCTGGCAGCCAGAGCAGCCGATTAAGGCGGGCGATACGCTCGCCTTCCAGTACAAACTTTACTGGAGCGGCCTGCCGCCGGTGCACAGCGAACTGGCGCGCGTTAAAGCAACCCGCTCCGGCATTGGTGGCTTCCCGGAGGGCTGGGCGCCCGGCGAGCACTTCCCGGATGTCTGGTGTCGCCGCTTCGCCGTAGACTTTGTCGATGGCGATCTGAAAGCTGCCGCGCCAAAGGGCATCGAGCCGGTGATTACCGTCTCTGCCGGTACCATTAAGCAGGTGGAAATTCTGTATGTGGAGCCGCTGAACGGCTATCGCATTCTGTTTGACTGGTATCCCAACAGTGACGCTACCGACCCGGTCGAAATGCGTATGTTCCTGCGTTCCAGAGAGGAGACGCTGAGCGAAACCTGGCTTTATCAATATTTCCCACCGCCGCCGGATCAGCGGAAATATATCGATGATCGTCAGATGACGGCAGGCTAA
- a CDS encoding GNAT family N-acetyltransferase: MELTWYDLHHSELSVHQLYDLLALRNRVFIVEQQCAYEDIDGQDLARDNRHVFALGEGRLLACARLLSPLDDNSPVTIGRVIVTSEARGLRLGYRLMEQVMVSCQRYWPDRQQALSAQAHLQAFYMRLGFKSVGDIYLEDNIPHIAMVK, from the coding sequence GTGGAATTAACCTGGTATGATTTGCACCATAGCGAGCTGAGCGTTCATCAGCTGTATGACCTTCTGGCACTGCGCAACCGCGTTTTTATCGTGGAACAGCAGTGCGCCTATGAAGATATCGACGGTCAGGATTTAGCGCGTGATAACCGGCATGTCTTTGCGCTCGGTGAAGGGCGATTGCTGGCCTGCGCGCGTCTGCTGTCGCCGCTGGACGATAACAGCCCGGTGACCATTGGACGTGTCATCGTTACCAGCGAGGCGCGTGGCCTGCGCCTCGGTTATCGACTGATGGAACAGGTGATGGTCAGCTGTCAGCGATATTGGCCCGATCGTCAGCAGGCGCTCTCCGCGCAGGCACATTTGCAGGCTTTTTATATGCGCCTCGGCTTTAAATCCGTTGGCGATATCTATCTTGAAGATAATATTCCACATATTGCGATGGTAAAATAG
- a CDS encoding oligogalacturonate-specific porin KdgM family protein — protein sequence MKIKGDSVIIAGLALIISPSLLAADGKTILQYEHNFKTMDRRHSDSYKLIHKTKSLWQYEIKFASAAGGNKNYDVAWDDMQGGSGGIVVQKDFKFDDKKSTLTPSFEVSYGNSSVGYQPGVKYTYSINKKWSTYARYRYEIKKPSRSSRYKTISKSDKYGYAGEKYRAKSDTARHRIDTGISWNGIPNLSLGYVFNLYVGDNLNDSWTYKNGVFTSNRYSVYRDGKTDYEHQFKIQYSWQQWQPYLEIDDVSVSNTSKSRQGKFKIGVKYKFK from the coding sequence ATGAAAATTAAAGGTGATAGCGTCATAATAGCCGGACTGGCGCTAATAATCTCTCCATCATTATTAGCCGCAGATGGAAAAACCATTCTACAGTACGAGCATAATTTCAAAACGATGGATCGCCGTCACAGTGATTCTTATAAACTCATTCATAAAACCAAATCGTTATGGCAGTATGAAATTAAATTCGCCAGTGCTGCCGGAGGCAATAAAAACTACGATGTTGCATGGGATGATATGCAGGGCGGTTCTGGCGGCATCGTCGTTCAAAAAGATTTTAAATTCGACGATAAAAAAAGTACCCTGACGCCTTCCTTTGAAGTGTCATACGGCAATAGCTCCGTTGGCTACCAGCCTGGCGTAAAATACACTTACTCCATCAATAAAAAGTGGTCCACCTACGCCCGTTATCGCTATGAGATAAAAAAACCTTCCCGCAGCTCACGCTATAAAACCATTAGCAAAAGCGATAAATATGGCTACGCTGGCGAAAAATATCGTGCCAAATCGGATACGGCACGCCACCGTATCGATACCGGTATTAGCTGGAACGGTATCCCTAACCTCTCGCTGGGATACGTTTTTAACCTCTACGTTGGCGATAATCTTAACGATTCCTGGACATACAAAAACGGTGTATTTACCAGTAACCGTTACAGCGTTTACAGAGATGGTAAAACCGATTACGAACACCAGTTTAAAATTCAGTATTCCTGGCAACAGTGGCAGCCCTATCTTGAAATTGATGACGTCTCCGTTTCCAACACCTCTAAATCACGTCAGGGTAAATTTAAAATCGGCGTTAAATATAAATTTAAATAA
- a CDS encoding oligogalacturonate-specific porin KdgM family protein yields the protein MKKNLFLATCLVNVALLSSAALASETFIHYQHQYASENHFHSEKFGILHQADNGGWVDITIHLYNKNKDATLDDVVSNAYSLQVGYDYQLFPQITLTPNIEARFYSGGTSGEGTSGDISDTQKAGARYTPGLKLAWQVATPVSLYTQYRYDYRKITRAVAKEDEQNRHRHRIEAGINYQPLDNLTLSCKAYYYQADYILADNKKHDYQHDIDIDWNIFPRLQLNLGAEDVAKSKVNDGREVLLKAGFTYRF from the coding sequence ATGAAAAAGAATCTCTTCCTGGCAACATGTTTAGTTAACGTTGCTTTATTAAGCAGCGCCGCGCTGGCCTCTGAAACCTTTATTCATTATCAGCATCAGTACGCCAGTGAAAATCACTTTCACAGCGAAAAATTCGGTATTCTGCATCAGGCAGACAATGGGGGTTGGGTAGATATTACTATCCACCTGTATAACAAAAATAAAGATGCCACCCTGGATGACGTGGTTTCTAACGCCTATTCCCTTCAGGTGGGCTACGATTATCAACTTTTTCCACAGATCACCCTGACGCCTAATATTGAGGCTCGCTTTTATTCCGGCGGTACCAGCGGAGAAGGCACCAGCGGTGATATTAGCGATACGCAAAAAGCGGGTGCTCGTTATACGCCGGGCCTGAAGCTCGCATGGCAGGTGGCCACTCCGGTTTCCCTCTATACCCAGTATCGCTACGACTACCGCAAAATTACCCGTGCCGTCGCCAAAGAGGATGAGCAGAACCGCCATCGTCATCGTATCGAGGCCGGGATTAATTACCAGCCGTTGGATAATCTGACGCTCTCCTGTAAAGCCTATTACTATCAGGCAGATTACATCCTCGCTGATAATAAAAAACATGATTATCAACATGATATTGATATTGACTGGAACATCTTCCCGCGCCTACAGCTGAATTTGGGGGCCGAAGACGTGGCGAAAAGTAAAGTCAATGATGGGCGTGAGGTGCTGTTAAAAGCGGGCTTCACCTATCGCTTCTGA